A window from Halomicrobium urmianum encodes these proteins:
- the lrp gene encoding HTH-type transcriptional regulator Lrp gives MTYENLDRKLVNELLGDGRASLRSLGEELDVSVTTVSNHLSELEEEGIIDGYTPKVDYDALGYDVTAIVQLKVEGSSLPEVTETLRQHKQMISVYEVTGDYDIIAVGKFTDTDGMNAQIKELLTDPEIKESNTSVVLNAASENEQFELDVE, from the coding sequence ATGACGTATGAAAATCTGGATCGGAAGCTAGTGAATGAACTCCTCGGCGACGGCCGCGCCAGCCTGCGGAGCCTCGGCGAGGAGCTGGACGTCTCCGTGACCACGGTCTCGAACCACCTCTCAGAGCTCGAAGAGGAGGGGATCATCGACGGGTACACCCCGAAGGTCGATTACGACGCGCTGGGGTACGACGTCACCGCGATCGTCCAGCTCAAGGTCGAGGGCTCCTCGCTGCCGGAGGTCACCGAGACCCTCAGACAGCACAAGCAGATGATCTCCGTCTACGAGGTCACCGGCGACTACGACATCATCGCCGTCGGCAAGTTCACCGACACCGACGGGATGAACGCCCAGATCAAGGAGCTCCTGACCGACCCCGAGATCAAGGAGTCCAACACCAGCGTCGTCCTCAACGCCGCCAGCGAGAACGAGCAGTTCGAACTGGACGTTGAGTAG
- a CDS encoding TetR/AcrR family transcriptional regulator → MSEPSEDIMQAAFRALCEHGYADLTMRDIAAEADRSKASLHYHYESKHGLMLAFLDHLFEHFTDRVGTVDPDGDPDEQLRTFVDEVLHPPGDGIREFRTALLEIKAQAPYDEAFRERLAAFDEHIRENVSAAVAAGVDQGVYREDAVPDAVARFVLTLADGAQSRHVVAGADPDDAMAVFESYVESRLLADREVHA, encoded by the coding sequence ATGAGCGAGCCCTCCGAAGACATCATGCAGGCCGCCTTCCGGGCTCTCTGCGAACACGGCTACGCCGACCTCACGATGCGCGACATCGCGGCGGAGGCCGACCGGAGCAAGGCGTCGCTGCACTACCACTACGAGAGCAAGCACGGGCTCATGCTGGCGTTCCTCGACCACCTCTTCGAGCACTTCACGGACCGCGTCGGGACGGTGGACCCCGACGGCGACCCGGACGAGCAGCTGCGCACGTTCGTCGACGAGGTGCTGCACCCGCCCGGGGACGGCATCCGCGAGTTCCGGACCGCGCTGCTGGAGATCAAGGCCCAAGCCCCCTACGACGAGGCCTTCCGCGAGCGACTGGCCGCGTTCGACGAGCACATCCGCGAGAACGTGTCCGCGGCCGTCGCCGCCGGCGTCGATCAGGGCGTCTACCGCGAGGACGCCGTTCCCGACGCTGTCGCCCGTTTCGTCCTGACGCTGGCCGACGGCGCCCAGTCCCGTCACGTCGTCGCGGGCGCCGACCCGGACGACGCGATGGCCGTCTTCGAGTCGTACGTCGAGAGCCGCCTGCTGGCCGACCGGGAGGTGCACGCGTGA
- a CDS encoding MATE family efflux transporter — MSARRALRRVADRLDGLFKGQDDLELTSGDIGRPLFFLSLPIIVTNLLQVAYNLADTFWLGQYSTEALAAISFGFPLVFFLISLGMGVSVAGSVLVAQHTGADEPEKAQYAASQTVTFAVIVSLVLGVVGYFFVEEFLALLGASPAVLPGATAYLEVMSLGLSAMFGFLVFIALMRGAGDTITPMLVMFGTVVLNVILDPFLIFGWTVAEGLPLVGTIGFPELGVEGAAIATIFSRAVALVVGLGIMLRGHRGVKIRPRHMVPDPEYVPRLVRIGVPASIEGTGRSISVNLMLVVVSTFSTPVVAAFGVGTRIFSLIFMPAIAVDRGVETMTGQNIGAGEPDRAETANHFAAKASFLILAAVGVVVFFVAPAVVQLFSDDPEVVRVGAEFLRWVAPTFGFIGVVRAYSGGFRGSGKVLISAALAILMLGFIRLPVAWVASRVVDVSVVSVPIPGFGTFQTDVLAGTFVADAFAHSLGSRGIWLGFAVSNALAALLAYAWFKRGTWREADLTDDPTVAAAADD; from the coding sequence GTGAGCGCGCGACGGGCGCTCCGGCGCGTAGCCGACCGGCTCGACGGCCTGTTCAAGGGCCAGGACGATCTGGAGCTCACCAGCGGCGACATCGGCCGGCCCCTCTTCTTCCTCTCCCTGCCGATCATCGTCACGAACCTCCTGCAGGTCGCCTACAACCTCGCGGACACCTTCTGGCTGGGCCAGTACAGCACCGAGGCGCTGGCTGCGATCAGCTTCGGCTTCCCGCTCGTGTTCTTCCTCATCTCGCTGGGGATGGGCGTCTCCGTCGCCGGCAGCGTCCTCGTCGCCCAGCACACCGGAGCCGACGAGCCCGAGAAGGCCCAGTACGCGGCCTCACAGACCGTCACCTTCGCCGTGATCGTCTCGCTGGTGCTCGGCGTGGTCGGCTACTTCTTCGTCGAGGAGTTCCTCGCACTGCTGGGGGCGTCCCCGGCGGTCCTCCCGGGAGCGACGGCCTACCTCGAGGTGATGTCGCTGGGGCTGTCGGCCATGTTCGGGTTCCTCGTGTTCATCGCGCTGATGCGCGGCGCGGGCGACACCATCACGCCGATGCTCGTGATGTTCGGGACGGTCGTACTCAACGTCATCCTCGACCCGTTTCTCATCTTCGGGTGGACCGTCGCCGAGGGGCTCCCGCTGGTCGGGACGATCGGCTTCCCCGAACTCGGCGTCGAGGGCGCGGCCATCGCGACCATCTTCTCGCGTGCGGTGGCGCTCGTCGTCGGCCTGGGGATCATGCTCCGCGGTCACCGCGGCGTGAAGATCCGACCCAGACACATGGTGCCCGATCCCGAGTACGTCCCCCGGCTCGTGCGCATCGGCGTGCCCGCCTCCATCGAGGGGACCGGTCGATCCATCTCGGTCAACCTCATGCTGGTCGTCGTGAGCACCTTCTCCACGCCCGTCGTGGCCGCGTTCGGCGTCGGCACCCGGATCTTCTCGCTGATCTTCATGCCCGCTATCGCCGTCGACCGCGGCGTCGAGACGATGACCGGGCAGAACATCGGCGCCGGCGAGCCCGACCGCGCCGAGACGGCCAACCACTTCGCCGCGAAGGCCTCCTTCCTCATCCTCGCGGCCGTCGGCGTGGTCGTGTTCTTCGTCGCCCCGGCCGTCGTCCAGCTGTTCAGCGACGACCCCGAAGTGGTCCGGGTCGGCGCCGAGTTCCTCCGCTGGGTCGCTCCGACCTTCGGCTTCATCGGCGTCGTCCGCGCCTACTCCGGCGGCTTCCGCGGGTCCGGCAAGGTGCTGATCTCCGCCGCGCTGGCCATCCTGATGCTCGGGTTCATCCGCCTGCCCGTCGCCTGGGTCGCCTCCCGCGTCGTCGACGTCTCCGTGGTCTCGGTTCCGATTCCGGGCTTCGGCACGTTCCAGACCGACGTCCTCGCCGGGACGTTCGTGGCCGACGCCTTCGCCCACTCGCTCGGCTCGCGGGGCATCTGGCTCGGCTTCGCCGTCTCGAACGCCCTCGCCGCCCTGCTCGCCTACGCCTGGTTCAAGCGGGGCACCTGGCGCGAGGCCGACCTCACCGACGACCCGACGGTCGCCGCGGCCGCGGACGACTGA
- a CDS encoding cupin domain-containing protein — protein MASKVNYEDVDPVSEGLHFLRDPLEAENLGVSVLDVPADWSGMAHDHADEGQEEIYVLVEGSATVTVEGEAIEMEPGDALRLAPDEERQVETDEDTVFVLAGAP, from the coding sequence ATGGCATCCAAAGTCAACTACGAGGATGTCGACCCGGTCAGTGAGGGACTGCACTTCCTGCGCGACCCGCTGGAGGCGGAGAACCTGGGCGTGTCGGTGCTGGACGTGCCCGCGGACTGGTCCGGCATGGCCCACGACCACGCCGACGAGGGCCAAGAAGAAATCTACGTCCTCGTCGAGGGGTCGGCCACGGTCACCGTCGAGGGCGAGGCGATCGAGATGGAGCCGGGCGACGCGCTCCGGCTCGCACCGGACGAGGAGCGGCAGGTCGAGACGGACGAGGACACCGTCTTCGTCCTCGCCGGCGCGCCGTAG
- a CDS encoding cohesin domain-containing protein: protein MVGGLPTRTVGGTNARRALTTAAIVAVVAFGATVAGTAVVGAQSDGPVLSVGDASVDPGETSAVAVTLDSAPKGVAGFDVNVSVADPSVATVTNVSLGEPFDSPGGSSGVTSDGSTAVLLVADLGESVQSDASDVTFATVTVRGEADGSTAIEATVDGVDNDDGGDVEPAVENGSVTVGDVQTSDETAGSTTTSGSGPGFTKIVALFALVAGSLIAKRRA, encoded by the coding sequence ATGGTTGGGGGACTACCGACACGAACGGTTGGGGGAACGAACGCACGGCGCGCGCTCACGACGGCCGCGATCGTCGCAGTAGTCGCGTTCGGCGCGACAGTCGCCGGGACGGCGGTCGTCGGCGCGCAGTCCGACGGGCCCGTTCTCAGCGTCGGTGACGCGTCGGTCGATCCCGGCGAGACGTCCGCCGTCGCCGTCACGCTCGACAGCGCGCCGAAGGGCGTCGCCGGGTTCGACGTGAACGTGAGCGTCGCCGACCCGTCGGTGGCGACGGTGACGAACGTCTCGCTGGGTGAACCCTTCGATTCGCCCGGCGGCAGCAGCGGGGTCACCTCGGACGGATCGACCGCGGTCCTGCTCGTCGCCGACCTCGGGGAGAGCGTCCAGTCCGACGCCTCGGACGTGACCTTCGCGACGGTCACGGTGCGCGGCGAGGCGGACGGCTCGACGGCCATCGAAGCGACCGTCGACGGCGTCGACAACGACGACGGGGGCGACGTCGAACCCGCCGTCGAGAACGGCTCCGTGACCGTCGGGGACGTGCAGACGTCGGACGAGACGGCCGGGTCAACCACGACCAGCGGCTCCGGACCCGGGTTCACCAAGATCGTCGCTCTCTTCGCGCTCGTGGCCGGCAGCCTGATCGCGAAGCGCAGGGCGTAG
- the thsA gene encoding thermosome subunit alpha, whose translation MGNQPMLVLSEESQRTSGKDAQSMNITASQAVAEAVRTTLGPKGMDKMLVDDMGSVVVTNDGVTILDEMDIEHPAANMIVEVAQTQEDEVGDGTTTAVVIAGELLSKAEELLDQDIHATILAQGYRQAAEKAKEILEEQAIEVTPEDTEQLEKVAATAMTGKGAESAKDVLAELVVRAAQSVADDGVVDTDNIQIETVVGGSIDESELVEGVIIDKERVHENMPYAVEDADVALLNTAIEVPETELDTEVNVTDPDQLQQFLDQEEQQLQEMVDQIAESGADVVITQKGIDDMAQHYLAQEGILAVRRAKKSDIEALSRATDARIVSNVDDITEEDLGYAGSVAQKDVGGDERIFVEEIEDAKSVTLILRGGTEHVADEVERAIEDSLGVVAATLEDGKVLPGGGAPETQLALGLRDHADSVGGREQLAIEAFADAIDVVPRTLAENAGLDPIDSLVDLRSKHDGGDTSAGLDAYTGEVVDMNEDGVVEPLRVKTQAVESATEAAVMILRIDDVIAAGDLKGGAGDDDEDEGAGGPGGAPGGMGGGMGGMGGGMGGMM comes from the coding sequence ATGGGTAATCAGCCCATGCTTGTACTGTCGGAGGAGTCCCAGCGGACCTCCGGCAAGGACGCGCAGTCGATGAACATCACGGCCTCCCAAGCCGTCGCCGAGGCCGTTCGGACCACGCTCGGTCCGAAGGGCATGGACAAGATGCTCGTCGACGACATGGGCTCCGTCGTCGTCACGAACGACGGCGTCACCATCCTCGACGAGATGGACATCGAGCACCCGGCCGCCAACATGATCGTCGAGGTCGCCCAGACCCAGGAGGACGAGGTGGGCGACGGCACGACGACGGCGGTCGTCATCGCCGGTGAACTCCTCTCGAAGGCCGAGGAGCTCCTCGACCAGGACATCCACGCCACAATCCTTGCGCAGGGGTACCGCCAGGCCGCCGAGAAGGCCAAGGAGATCCTCGAGGAGCAGGCCATCGAGGTCACGCCCGAGGACACCGAGCAACTCGAGAAGGTCGCCGCCACGGCGATGACCGGCAAGGGCGCAGAGTCCGCGAAGGACGTCCTCGCCGAGCTCGTCGTCCGCGCCGCCCAGTCCGTCGCCGACGACGGCGTCGTCGACACCGACAACATCCAGATCGAGACGGTCGTCGGCGGCTCCATCGACGAGTCCGAGCTCGTCGAGGGCGTCATCATCGACAAGGAGCGCGTCCACGAGAACATGCCCTACGCCGTCGAGGACGCCGACGTGGCGCTGCTCAACACCGCCATCGAGGTGCCCGAGACCGAGCTGGACACCGAGGTCAACGTCACCGACCCCGACCAGCTCCAGCAGTTCCTCGACCAGGAGGAGCAGCAGCTCCAGGAGATGGTCGACCAGATAGCCGAGAGCGGCGCCGACGTCGTCATCACGCAGAAGGGCATCGACGACATGGCCCAGCACTACCTCGCTCAGGAGGGCATCCTGGCGGTGCGCCGGGCCAAGAAGTCCGACATCGAGGCGCTCTCGCGGGCCACGGACGCTCGCATCGTCTCCAACGTCGACGACATCACCGAGGAGGACCTCGGCTACGCCGGCTCCGTCGCCCAGAAGGACGTCGGCGGCGACGAGCGCATCTTCGTCGAGGAGATCGAGGACGCGAAGTCCGTCACGCTCATCCTCCGCGGCGGCACCGAGCACGTCGCCGACGAGGTCGAGCGCGCCATCGAGGACTCGCTGGGCGTCGTGGCCGCCACGCTGGAGGACGGCAAGGTCCTGCCCGGTGGCGGCGCGCCCGAGACCCAGCTCGCGCTGGGCCTGCGCGACCACGCTGACTCCGTCGGCGGCCGCGAGCAGCTGGCCATCGAGGCCTTCGCGGACGCCATCGACGTCGTCCCGCGCACGCTCGCCGAGAACGCCGGTCTCGACCCCATCGACTCGCTGGTCGACCTGCGCAGCAAGCACGACGGCGGCGACACGTCCGCCGGCCTCGACGCCTACACCGGCGAGGTCGTCGACATGAACGAGGACGGCGTCGTCGAGCCCCTGCGCGTCAAGACGCAGGCCGTCGAGTCCGCGACGGAGGCCGCCGTGATGATCCTCCGCATCGACGACGTCATCGCCGCGGGCGACCTGAAGGGCGGCGCCGGCGACGACGACGAGGACGAAGGCGCTGGCGGCCCCGGCGGCGCGCCCGGCGGCATGGGCGGCGGCATGGGCGGCATGGGCGGTGGCATGGGCGGCATGATGTAG
- a CDS encoding AAA family ATPase, translating to MSGDDAGRRRGGDSASTELQGEPGGGDGERVEAVVDRLRELRTDDERRRRSTEEGVLLDQMAEVEERLLAFGRALGGDPDDASDLPFTEEAGRDGMPEPLYVRHDRTLLNQITSWLLQDQHIGQISPYGTGKTALREILERDLGQWEEFAVASVTNPLETTPRALYERVLRTAAEAGYEIDPDDYWQVRDGIPWATGEAKRAVGEVADAAREDGVTLLVLIDELEDLLSALQVTGDAGVRLFVSGTPAGKERLSDVKATLDSRLRYYEGIEPFGLEDVDEYVARSLAYFRGEEYGGGSQDLFTSAAIADVHERTGGNPREVRLECRELFTRAAFVWYRTGRDVERINVTPELRHGRFGMER from the coding sequence ATGAGTGGGGACGACGCCGGTAGACGACGGGGCGGGGACAGCGCGTCGACTGAGCTACAGGGAGAGCCCGGGGGTGGGGACGGCGAGCGCGTCGAGGCGGTCGTCGACAGGCTCCGGGAGCTCAGGACCGACGACGAGCGGCGACGCCGGTCCACCGAGGAGGGCGTCCTCCTCGACCAGATGGCGGAGGTCGAGGAGCGGCTGCTCGCGTTCGGTCGGGCGCTGGGGGGCGATCCCGACGACGCGAGCGACCTGCCCTTCACCGAGGAGGCGGGCCGGGACGGGATGCCCGAGCCGCTGTACGTCCGCCACGACCGGACCCTGCTCAACCAGATCACGAGCTGGCTGCTGCAGGACCAGCACATCGGCCAGATCAGCCCCTACGGCACGGGCAAGACGGCGCTGCGGGAGATCCTCGAGCGCGACCTCGGCCAGTGGGAGGAATTCGCCGTCGCGAGCGTGACCAACCCGCTCGAGACGACGCCGCGGGCACTGTACGAACGGGTGCTCCGGACCGCGGCCGAGGCAGGCTACGAGATCGACCCGGACGACTACTGGCAGGTCCGCGACGGCATCCCGTGGGCCACGGGGGAGGCCAAGCGCGCGGTGGGGGAAGTGGCCGATGCCGCCCGCGAGGACGGCGTGACGCTGCTCGTGCTGATCGACGAGCTGGAGGACCTGCTGTCGGCGCTGCAGGTGACCGGTGACGCCGGCGTCAGGCTGTTCGTCAGCGGGACGCCGGCCGGCAAGGAGCGGCTCTCGGACGTGAAGGCGACGCTGGACTCGCGGCTGCGCTACTACGAGGGGATCGAGCCATTCGGGCTCGAGGACGTCGACGAGTACGTCGCCCGGTCGCTGGCGTACTTCCGGGGGGAGGAGTACGGCGGCGGCTCGCAGGACCTGTTCACGTCGGCGGCGATCGCCGACGTCCACGAGCGGACCGGGGGCAATCCCCGCGAGGTCCGCCTCGAGTGCCGGGAGCTGTTCACGCGTGCGGCGTTCGTCTGGTACCGCACCGGCCGGGACGTCGAGCGGATCAACGTGACGCCGGAACTCCGCCACGGCCGGTTCGGCATGGAGCGATAG
- a CDS encoding KH domain-containing protein, with product MQHVKIPQDRIGALIGEGGETMREIEERAEVRLDIDSETGSVKVESVGDPVKGLKGPDVVKAIGRGFNPEDALRLLDDEMMMLDVVDIDAATRNRNDFTRQKGRLIGEGGRTRELMEELTGADVVIYGSTLGIIGGPEQVDAVREAAEMILDGAPHGSVYSFLERRHNEMKANDLNYHQFPG from the coding sequence ATGCAACACGTGAAGATTCCGCAGGACCGCATCGGTGCGCTGATCGGTGAGGGGGGTGAGACCATGCGCGAGATCGAGGAGCGCGCTGAGGTCCGCCTCGACATCGATTCGGAGACCGGGTCGGTCAAGGTCGAGTCCGTGGGCGACCCCGTCAAGGGGCTGAAGGGGCCGGACGTCGTGAAGGCCATCGGCCGCGGCTTCAACCCCGAGGACGCCCTCCGCCTGCTGGACGACGAGATGATGATGCTCGACGTCGTCGACATCGACGCCGCCACCCGTAACCGCAACGACTTCACCCGCCAGAAGGGCCGGCTCATCGGCGAGGGCGGGCGCACCCGGGAGCTGATGGAGGAGCTGACCGGCGCCGACGTCGTCATCTACGGCTCGACGCTGGGCATCATCGGCGGGCCCGAGCAGGTCGACGCCGTCCGCGAGGCCGCCGAGATGATCCTCGACGGCGCGCCCCACGGCTCCGTCTACTCGTTCCTCGAGCGCCGCCACAACGAGATGAAGGCCAACGATCTGAACTACCACCAGTTCCCCGGGTAG
- a CDS encoding tryptophan--tRNA ligase, giving the protein MTDADDADSTASATDANASAGGPNGPTGTEASAADDDFTVTPYAVEGEVDYGRLLERFGADRLTDEQVERFPDHPLLRRRIYYAGRDVDQFLDAAEAGETHSIVTGRGPSGPMHLGHVMPFYLAKRIQDETGARVFVPLSDDEKYLLKEQSSDEIREHARDNLKDLLAVGFDPERTRFVIDGPDADAVYPTATRVAKRVTQSTVDATYGEPPNVGLSFYPAVQATHLLLPQLLHGSHPTLVPVAIDQDPHVRVCRDVAGKEAFDVQKPGALLGKFLPSLDGPGKMSASDDAPGIELTDDPDDARDKIAQYTYSGGRVDVDEHREHGGDPEVDVAYQLLYYFLEPDDERVERLAREYRDGELLSGELKEIAAERLGEFLRDHQRRRAALGPLAEELAPYRLTDEERARLGATVV; this is encoded by the coding sequence ATGACAGACGCCGACGACGCAGACAGCACAGCCAGCGCGACCGACGCGAACGCCAGCGCCGGGGGCCCGAACGGACCGACCGGCACGGAAGCGAGCGCCGCGGACGACGACTTCACCGTCACGCCCTACGCGGTCGAGGGAGAGGTCGACTACGGGAGGCTCCTGGAGCGGTTCGGGGCGGACCGCCTCACCGACGAACAGGTCGAGCGCTTCCCGGACCACCCGCTGCTCCGGCGGCGGATCTACTACGCCGGCCGGGACGTCGATCAGTTCCTCGACGCCGCCGAGGCGGGCGAGACCCACTCGATCGTCACGGGGCGCGGCCCCTCGGGACCGATGCACCTGGGCCACGTGATGCCGTTCTACCTCGCGAAGCGGATCCAGGACGAGACGGGCGCGCGCGTGTTCGTCCCGCTCTCGGACGACGAGAAGTACCTCCTGAAGGAGCAGTCAAGCGACGAGATCCGCGAGCACGCGCGGGACAACCTGAAGGACCTGCTCGCGGTGGGCTTCGACCCGGAGCGGACGCGCTTCGTGATCGACGGCCCCGACGCGGACGCCGTCTACCCGACGGCGACGCGCGTCGCGAAGCGCGTCACGCAGTCGACGGTCGACGCGACCTACGGGGAGCCGCCGAACGTCGGTCTGTCGTTCTACCCCGCCGTCCAGGCCACCCACCTGCTGCTGCCCCAGTTGCTCCACGGGTCCCATCCGACGCTGGTCCCCGTGGCCATCGACCAGGACCCCCACGTGCGGGTGTGCCGGGACGTCGCCGGCAAGGAGGCCTTCGACGTGCAGAAGCCGGGTGCCCTCCTGGGCAAGTTCCTGCCGAGCCTCGACGGGCCGGGCAAGATGAGTGCCTCGGACGACGCGCCGGGCATTGAGTTGACCGACGACCCCGACGATGCGCGGGACAAGATCGCGCAGTACACCTACTCCGGCGGTCGCGTCGACGTCGACGAGCACCGCGAGCACGGCGGCGACCCCGAAGTCGACGTGGCCTACCAGCTCCTCTATTACTTCCTGGAGCCCGACGACGAGCGCGTCGAACGGCTCGCGAGGGAGTACCGCGACGGCGAGCTACTCAGCGGCGAACTGAAAGAGATCGCCGCCGAGCGGCTCGGCGAGTTCCTCCGGGACCACCAGCGGCGGCGCGCGGCGCTCGGGCCGCTGGCCGAGGAGCTGGCACCCTACCGACTGACCGACGAGGAGCGGGCGCGGCTGGGCGCGACGGTGGTCTAG
- the rio1 gene encoding serine/threonine-protein kinase Rio1, translating into MTDEAEFGLLDEEEAEGVGDEWEEIDVSDTEADRIARKRDREFSEFRKRIKDADQFKVEASVFDDATYGALYKLVQDGYIDAFGGPISTGKEANVYTALSGDHEVAVKVYRINASDFTDMRGYLDGDPRFEGIGSDKKQVVTAWVRKEFANLQRARGAGVRAPEPIAVERNVLVMEYIETDGDRARRLSEVQIENPETAFEVVREYMRRLYDAGLVHGDLSEYNVVIEDGELYVIDLGQAVTVHHGNADEFLERDCENVASFFARQGMDVSADDLYDFVTRADEDGEE; encoded by the coding sequence ATGACCGACGAGGCGGAGTTCGGCCTCCTCGACGAGGAGGAAGCCGAGGGCGTCGGCGACGAGTGGGAGGAGATCGACGTCAGCGACACGGAGGCCGACCGCATCGCCCGCAAGCGGGACCGCGAGTTCAGCGAGTTCCGCAAGCGCATCAAGGACGCCGACCAGTTCAAGGTCGAGGCCAGCGTCTTCGACGACGCCACCTACGGCGCCCTCTACAAACTAGTCCAGGACGGATACATCGACGCCTTCGGCGGCCCCATCTCGACGGGCAAGGAGGCTAACGTCTACACCGCCCTCTCGGGCGACCACGAGGTCGCCGTCAAGGTCTACCGCATCAACGCCTCCGACTTCACCGACATGCGGGGCTACCTCGACGGCGACCCCCGCTTCGAGGGCATCGGGAGCGACAAGAAGCAAGTGGTGACGGCGTGGGTCCGCAAGGAGTTCGCCAACCTCCAGCGCGCCCGCGGGGCCGGCGTGCGCGCCCCCGAACCCATCGCCGTCGAGCGGAACGTCCTCGTGATGGAGTACATCGAGACCGACGGCGACCGCGCCCGCCGGCTCAGCGAGGTCCAGATCGAAAATCCAGAGACCGCCTTCGAGGTCGTCCGAGAGTACATGCGCCGTCTCTACGACGCCGGCCTCGTCCACGGAGACCTCTCGGAGTACAACGTCGTCATCGAGGACGGCGAGCTGTACGTCATCGACCTCGGCCAGGCCGTCACCGTCCACCACGGCAACGCCGACGAGTTCTTAGAGCGGGACTGCGAGAACGTGGCGAGCTTCTTCGCCCGCCAGGGGATGGACGTCTCCGCCGACGACCTCTACGACTTCGTCACCCGCGCCGACGAGGACGGGGAGGAGTGA
- the eif1A gene encoding translation initiation factor eIF-1A — protein MSDNEGRKNLRMPEDDEVFAVVTDMLGANRVKVRCMDGTERTARIPGKMQKRIWIREDDVVLVEPWDWQDEKADITWRYDKQEADQLREEGHIQE, from the coding sequence ATGAGCGACAACGAGGGACGGAAGAACCTCCGCATGCCGGAGGACGACGAGGTGTTCGCAGTGGTAACGGACATGCTCGGCGCCAACCGCGTGAAGGTCCGGTGCATGGACGGGACGGAACGGACTGCGCGCATCCCGGGCAAGATGCAGAAGCGCATCTGGATCCGGGAGGACGACGTCGTCCTCGTCGAACCGTGGGACTGGCAGGACGAGAAGGCCGACATCACCTGGCGCTACGACAAGCAGGAGGCCGATCAGTTGCGCGAGGAGGGTCACATCCAGGAGTAG
- a CDS encoding SCP2 sterol-binding domain-containing protein, whose product MASSKARSGKRPAVPPTLPDEADAWIAEWRDRLADRDTFADAADGFTATFRFEIRPDDAYDGDVVVLALDVEGGVPVDAGADLSVDADFTLAGPYGAWKELLRDELDVTAAVMGGPFDVEGPTATLLTRREAVAELVRAAQATPVEFAV is encoded by the coding sequence ATGGCAAGTTCCAAGGCCCGGTCGGGCAAACGCCCGGCCGTGCCCCCGACGCTGCCCGACGAGGCCGACGCCTGGATCGCCGAGTGGCGCGACCGACTGGCCGACCGCGACACCTTCGCCGACGCCGCCGACGGCTTCACCGCGACGTTCCGCTTCGAGATCCGTCCCGACGACGCGTACGACGGCGACGTGGTCGTCCTCGCCCTCGACGTCGAGGGCGGGGTCCCCGTCGACGCCGGCGCGGATCTGTCGGTGGACGCCGACTTCACGCTCGCGGGGCCCTACGGGGCCTGGAAGGAACTGCTCCGCGACGAGCTCGACGTGACGGCGGCCGTCATGGGCGGCCCCTTCGACGTCGAGGGGCCCACTGCGACGCTCCTGACCCGCCGCGAGGCGGTCGCCGAGCTGGTCCGCGCCGCGCAGGCGACACCGGTCGAGTTTGCCGTCTAA
- a CDS encoding DUF7344 domain-containing protein, protein MSTTSLCLTADAWDDVFHALSAGLRRHVVLALNEASPEEWVQLPEAIAKRADVPGEESVRVQLHHIHLPVLAERDYVEWEADPLRVRRGPAFAEVGSAVECLVEETGGLPEQLVAGRTCAEPVERR, encoded by the coding sequence ATGTCGACTACCAGTTTGTGCCTGACCGCCGACGCGTGGGACGACGTCTTCCACGCGCTGTCCGCCGGGCTGCGACGGCACGTAGTACTGGCCCTGAATGAGGCGTCGCCGGAGGAATGGGTACAGCTACCGGAGGCGATCGCGAAGCGTGCCGACGTGCCCGGCGAGGAGAGCGTTCGCGTCCAGCTCCATCACATTCACCTGCCGGTGCTGGCCGAGCGCGATTACGTCGAGTGGGAGGCCGATCCGCTGCGGGTGCGGCGCGGACCGGCCTTCGCGGAGGTCGGGTCAGCCGTCGAGTGCCTCGTCGAGGAGACCGGCGGGCTCCCCGAGCAACTGGTCGCGGGCCGCACGTGCGCGGAACCGGTGGAGCGGCGTTAG
- a CDS encoding DUF7470 family protein: MLDKLGIAGIAGVLVMLAGIALVAWQNLILAAGLAFVVAGLGLIVYGMVTNLLSAFGLGGGGMGGMP, encoded by the coding sequence ATGCTGGACAAACTCGGAATCGCCGGCATCGCCGGCGTCCTGGTGATGCTCGCCGGTATCGCGCTCGTCGCGTGGCAGAACCTGATCCTGGCCGCGGGCCTGGCCTTCGTCGTGGCCGGCCTGGGCCTGATCGTCTACGGCATGGTGACCAACCTCCTCTCGGCGTTCGGCCTCGGCGGTGGCGGCATGGGCGGCATGCCCTGA